gatatggatttaattgcaagtgcacaaatcacacaagtaataaaatgatgagtaaattatcgttcccacgaggatgtattggcaatcaaaattaatgtcaaacaagcaacaactatgtaaattgggtgaaaaggatgagtggatggttttgttttttactaaactaaaacaaagaataaaagagcaattaagtaaacacaaatgtaatcaaagatgggaagcactagggcacttaatttcacctcacctatccaattcaactcccttggtcacttaatccctaattcctctcttaATAATGATAATCGGTCTTTCTaacctatccaatgctctatgtctagtcacaccAGAAGTATTTCTATCTCTAATCCCTGTTATGTCTAGCAATCGGATTCAAAAGATGAAGACCCACTAAGATTTATGGATTAACCATTTAGTGATTGCATAGGTCACGtctctatatttctatggtttatacaccctatgtcatccatggcttgaggcaaaccttAGAAATCTTCTTCTGATTTCAATCAAAGCAACAAATCATctaaatggtgatcaagcatctaAAAGCATTAAACACACCCATAGACagtcaataagagagagaaatcaagaaataaggaaaccaagtttattattgaatcttcaaggtttggttatattaagaccctagtaaagaaatctagccactcatagagtcaagatacatcatcaagaaatggaaatcaaccataaaaactaagataaacgaggagagagaaaaccccctcgTGAATCCTAttattctccaagctccaatggcgGCCTTCAAGCCTCCTCCTCTCCCCAAGAGTCTAGAATGTTGTTGTAACATATGAAAATTTACCAAGTACGTACCGAGAAATTTGGTGCATGtgtgaaaaataataataataaatttaaatgataaaatagtAAATAAGTAAACAATGAGATATGAGGATAAGTAATGACATGTAGATATGTATACATTCATTTAATACTATGAGGACATTAAAATTGGTAGTAGTAGTACATTAGGAAAGCTAGATAAATAAAGAAATGTGGACttacataaataaataggaattcATATGCATGCAGTAATACATTGAACACTCGTGGGATGAACAAATAAGAAGATTAGAGTCCCACAAGATCACTCGTATATCTCAAAATATAGCACATAAGAACAAGACAAAATAGGTTATGATTGAGGGCATGCAAACAAGATGAATAGTAGCTATGTAAAGGAGTAGAGTTAGGGTGTAGTTGACAGTGAAATACCATGTAGAGGTGAACTAGTAGAAGAATGATGGGCTACAAAGCCGCAACATGGTTGCCAAGTGGCGAAGACATAGAATTAAGGGAAAGAGTAACcaatggaaaattttgaaactttaagACGAAAAGGGAGGAAATCTACAGAGGCAGATATGTGAAGTAACACTGTTGTGTTGGAGAAACGTGAGATGCAACAGATTTTATTAGAGATAAAACGCATGGATGCCGAATGGCAGACGGAGTGAGACAAATCGTGGTTataaaaagaagacaaagaggGATACGCATATACATTCACTCTTATAAAttctggagagagagagaatgacatAGAACAAGAAGAAATATGAGGAAGGAGAAGAGGGGAGTTCCACAGATTGAAGTACTGACAGGTTGGTGAGTAACTATTCTGTTAAATACTAAAAGAGTTAAAGTGTTTTACTAATagacaattaaaaatgtgaatTATTTCCTTTGCTGAGGTATTAATTGAACAGCAAAGGCGGTACAGAGGAAATTGAACGAGGAAACACAACAAATAAGCGGGAAAAAAGATGTCCATGTACGTAGAAGGAGAGTAAGTAGGGGTAAATCTTCCTACAACACATTTATAGTTGAATAAATGAAGAGTTGAAGTGATGCATGCGATTGAGGAAGTAAAACAGAGTTTTGAAATTGATTATATTGGAATAATGATTTCGTGGCTTGAGGATTTAAGTAATGATTTTATGATGTGAGAATACCATTTAATGTGTTGAATTATTTTTAAAGAGATGGAGCCGTCATGCTAAGCATTGCTGAGGTTTTGAACATTATTAATTTTTCTGCTAAATACATTGATATTTGTGAAGAGGTGATTTCAAATTCCCTATACTAATGCCTTGTTACTTGGAAATTGGCAGATATTTACATGCCTGTACACATGGCCACCCCAACCCCGACCTGGTTGTGGGTTCTGTAACTAATCCCGTAGTGAGACTAGAGTGGTGTGGTCAGAGCGATGATACTCCCACACCCTTGAAATATTTTACCACGATCTCTTCCAACGACAGAGCATACCAGTGGAATTCTTATGTACAAACCAGATTGATGAATCCAGGAAATACCGTACATGGGTAATATTTGAATTTGGCTATATGAATGGAAATGACAGACAGggaaatattttgatttgacTTGTGATTATGAAAAGTTCATTTCATATTTACAAAGATGattcattttgaacttagaatttatttatttttatgtattgAATATTGACATATTTATTTCTGTAAATGCTATTAATTATGAAAATATGGGTTcttaaacaataaattttaagtgCTTAAGAATTTATTCTGTGATTAGTTTGGCCAACCCTCCTACATGTATCCCTATACATGTAGATATTTGGGAGTGTTAAGTGAAGGGATCCAGACATAATAAGGTTTATGGTTTTGTAATAAATTTAGAATCTCATAAACAGATGTAAGAACTTATATATTAGATCCATAAGTATGCATTTGTTATGTGACTTTTGTATGGATTATTAAGtaatttggaaattttgatgTTAAGATGATGTAATTCGATAATTAAAGCTTGCGGTATGCTAATCATGTGGACTCGAGTATCTAGGAAAGTACGAATAGTTATCGTGCCGTGTAACTACCCCTGGTAAAGAATTTGGGGTGTTACAGTTGTGTatatcaaaaccctaaaaatctacctaTTTAACCCCTCCAAAACCCATATGTCGTTTATAATAAGCATTGGTGTCGTTTTGAGTTGGACTTACATGAGTTTAGGGTGTTTTCGGAAATGTGAAGGGTgcgtaattatatgtatataattacgATTTGACTCCTTTTCGTCTGATATGCTTCTAGGCACctgcaatgtgcaaatatacaatccttaggcaatatcaatcctcaGTCTAAGAACCATAAAATACCATGTAAAGGGTGCGTAATTATATGTATGTAATTAACACAACACATGTATAATCGTCATATTATAATTACACTGTTTAAAAAATAGTGTAATTAGTAAATTCTTTATGTCAAAACAACTATTCATCGTTCAATCTTTTAttgacatttttattttatgtcatAGCATAATTGAATCTATAAAGATATTGAAATGTAATTATAACATTGTATTTAGATTGCataatgtaattacattgtgcaACTAAATAATGTATTACACAATTGTATGCTTTCTCTACAACACTTGGTGTTCTTGGTTATTATGTTATAGCACCAAAGTTGTTCTTCTTAGTCTCTTTTAATTCATCCATTTTCTTGTGCAAATCTTCCAGGCCTTCAATCAAGATTTGCACTTCATCTTTAGATAACTCCTCTTGACTCATGATTGAAACATTCCTTGATTTGTTCATCAAGGATTTGATATCTTCAATTGGTTGCTCATCACTTTCTCCCATGGTTACATTTGATTTGTCTTCTTCGAAATCATCCATTCTTCTATCAACAAAAACCTGCATGCAAGTAAAAAGTCTATAAACAtcaaatttgtaattttttatggAGAGTGAAATGCTAGTTCGTATACATATTTGATAAAGATTATGAAATTGCCAAGGTAGATCACAAGAAGTAAACATTGATTCTTGATATACAGTTAGTATTTTTGAAAACTGAAAGCAAATTAGACTTACAAATTTGAAGATAGATGATAAATCCACACATTACATGTATTTGTTATATAAACTGAGCAATTAGTATATTGTTAAGATTAGGAAATAGTTATCAAATTCGTTGTTAAAGTATGAACTGTgtagagggagagagagtgaTACTTGTGCTCATAGCATAAAAGTAATACAGATAGAGATTTTGTTTGGGCTACTTTTTATTATAGGCTTTCTTAGAGCCCCATAATAAACTTCTTTGATTAAAGGCTGTTGAAATTATTCTTGATTGAGATGAATTACTCAATTGGGGTAATTTATTGAAGTATTTGTGTTGTCATTGAGATTTTGAATGAGTGATTTCCACGCAATTGTGTTTAGCTTAGAGTTTCGTTGTTGAATTTCAGGTTTTGTTTTATACTCTATAATatcatattttatttctttcctgCATTTGACTCTATTCTGGTTGGTGTTGTTTGTAATATTCATTATGTCCTCCAATAACATACATGTTGATAAGATTGTCTTATTTTGTGCATGTTCATGTTTGGAGTCCGAGTGCAGGAGTGTGGGTTTggtatttctttttcttaaatcAATTATCGATGTACTTGAATGCAGCAAATATAAAGCCCGCTTGGGCACGTGTTTCACGCGAAACTTCGCCACCGTGTGTGCATGTTAAGCCCGACAACTCTCGCGAATATCTTTTTGGCTATTAGTTTGGGTTGTGTGACATCCCACCGAAGCCCGACCCAAGTGAAAGCTGTGAAGATGAGCTTTCGCCGTGGATAATCGAGTTACGAAAAATTAACAGTTTGAACAATTACTCGCCTACCCCTATATATTTTTACTAATGTCAAATTTAACCTTTGCACCCACAAAACCTAAATTGTACATTCTCCACGAAATCCCTCTGCTGCGCCACACTCTCTCACTGGCATACCACCCATCTAGGTTTGTGCTTTACTCTTCACGCATTCTCGTCTATTATTTGCACTCATACAAACAAAAGATCACCATTTAACTTATTATTGTAGGCCTTCGCGATTTGGGTGTTATTTCATTTTGTGTTGGCAAAATCATTATTATGTGAGATCTGTGAAGGTGAGTctcaatttaaaattaaaccttttTCTATTACACATGTGTatttgaggttattttttcTGTGCTATAGCAATTTGTTTATTGTGTAAAGAAATTGATCCTTAGTACGCATGGATTTTGCTCTCAATTATTGACCAAATAGATGCATGGTTGATCGAGGGGGTGATCCTTATAAGCAATTGATTTTGTATTTGTTTATCATTATTGTTTTGAAGACTCCTTTTGAACTAGGTTATTGTTGAACTGTTGATCTCTCAGAGTTTAACTTACCTTGTCATGTTGCTCTCAATACTGAATTTGGATTCTTTACTATGTGgtgttgtatttttcttttgtggcTCATGTGGAATCTTGTTAGTTCATCAAATTGATAAGTTCGACTTATTCTAAATTTTTTTCTATCTTAACATGGCTTGTGAATGGCTTACGCTCATCTGACATGGCTTGTGATTGTTGTGTTCAATATATTGCTCACTACTAGGTTTATGCCCTTTAGGAATTTCTTTAGTTTCGAATTTGGTGGATTTGGGTGTTTCAAAATCTGTTATCTATAGGTCAATAGTTTAAGATGTCTAATTCATTTAATTGTGGTTCAATTGCATATGTTCATTATGCTCTAAAATGAATCTATAAATTAAATGTTCCCTCTATATGGAGTTATAATGTCTTGTATGGAATTATAATTTAGGTTGTACATGTCTATTCATGAATTGATTATTTTAGTGAATATCCTTGTATGGAATTCTACAAGTTGTTGACATGTTTGTTCAGTTAGCCTCCTGATTGTGTTTGCTTAAAAATATGCATATCTTGTTGTTCTACAAACTGTTGTAGAAAATGAATCTACCAAGTGAACAAGTAACTGGAGACAAGGCAAACTGGGATGTCTATGACAAAAACTTTTGTCGAAATCTGTGTCGAATGTCAAAAGGTGGGTGATAGGTCAAACACGTATTTCAATTGAGATGTTTGGAAGATTGTCATTGcatattttaaagaaaaaattggCAGGTCCTATGATCAACTTCAACTGAAAAACAAATGGGATAACCTGAAGAAAGAGTGGCGATTGTGGGAGAAGTTGATTTTCAAAGAGACGGGGCTTGGATGGGATGACAACGTCACACTGTGCTGGTAGATAACGAATGGTGGGAGAAAAAAATCAAGGTAATCCTTATTACAACAATGTTTTGTTACTAATACATAACTAAttgatttttacttttttaataaCCTCACGACAtaaatagatatcaaattctgTTACAAGAGGATCGAGAGTGCGCTAAATTCCATAACCAGGGAATTGAATATAGAGAGGAATTGTAGGATTGCTTTCAACATTCCGATGAAATAATTCACCGTCAATTTCAGAAAATGTTGGAAAGCATTATAAGAATGTCCACGGATATTATAAGGCCGAGAGATCCCGAGTTTAGCGTGACTCCCTGGCAAATCATAAAAAATGATAAGTTAATCCATTTTGCAATGATTGCATTGGGACAATTGATGGTACACACGTAATCTCATAATCGTCAGTATGACTCCCTGTCATAATCTCAACTTCAATAAATTTCTGTCCTAATTGTATTACCATCAATCTTGCCCCATTAGAGTTTGCTActacaaaaaataattaattgggGTTATCACTCTCTTCCACAAAGTGTGTAATTACATTTATTACACTAAATAATATCATTATCAATTAAAATCACAAAACAGAATGTCAAAATAttcataattacattgttttacaaAACTAAATCACACATGTTAGCCTAGTACAAAAGATCATGCAAGAATATTGACATGTTAGAACTTTAttgcaaaaaaataataacctATTTGTTTGcaataaaaatatcaaacacTTGTAAACTGAAAAAACTAATAGCAAGACTAGTGTCAATACCAACATggttaaaatcaaaattttacctAAAAACGAAAAGTGAGTGTAAAATTAAAATAGTAAAATCCTAAGATTTATGCATTCTAAAGAATTAAGTATAATTATCAATAATACATGCATACAAAGTATCTTGTAATCACATACAACATGTTTAACGACATgtttcaacaaaaataaaagagacaAGTATAAAATTACACTTGAGTCCCCTTCTTTATCAACTAACAAGTTTGTTCCTTCCATTGTGAAAGCTCCCAAGATTGACATTCGACAACGAGTTGTTCATAAAAaatggaagagaaaataatattgAAGGGATCATGTTAAGTCTTACCTTGTTCAAGCAATCACTCTTAGTGACAAGTCTCAATTGTCTTATTTTGATGTGAGCATGGCAAGAGACAGAAGAGTGTGGGAATGAAGGAGTTGGAAGACTATTTTCAGGTTCATTGGTCCAGCTACCTAAAGATTTAGCTCTCGCCTATACGTTAAATAAAGCGTTTGTTGGTAGGCAACCTAACTGAGTTAAATAAAGTGCTTGTTGGCTTAGCGGGTATTCTAGGTTGCATCACTGGAACTTTTCCAATACATTATAGgcgagagaagagaagaaaaatcccTCTCTAAGGCCGGTAAATTAACCCTGATAAAGAGTGTTTTATCGAATCTTATGATGTACTACATGTCTCTATTTCCTATTCATGCCTTTATTGTCGATAAATTGGAGTCCATTCAGCAGAATTTTTTATGGGGAAATTGTGAGGCTGAAAATAAGTATCATTTGGTGAAGTGGGACTCTCTGAAGTTGCCCAAGGATAAGGGTGGGCTTATCATTTTCTTTAGTATTTTCAATAAAACTCCTTGGGGAGTGGCATTGGATTTTTTCTAGGGATAGAGATTAGTTGTGCAGGAAGATTGTAGTTATTAAATAGGGTCTAGACAAAGAATGTGATTTCTTGTCCTATAaaaataattacattgtttttcaaaaataacgtAATTTAAGtaagaatataaaaaataataatttatacttCTTTGAAATGTGAATTAGTCTACATTTCACCTTTAAAAGGCCtaatttcaatgttttaaataaacttcattattttttgaaaaataaggtatatccattgtttttgtgtattccagattattattacattgtttttagttttcaaattgttattacattgCTTTTCAGTGTTCCAGacttttattatattgtttttaacGATCAAgtaaaacatattaaaaataggttttgttggaaagagttttacatgccgactctgaatatataatttttgtcaaaatctaacatgtattttgagagataaaacgttttaaatatcgtttaaaaaaatagaaagtaaaaaaaaaaattgtgacgACATCAGGATGTGTTATAGAATGAATGGACTGGTTCTTTTGAATAATTAGAGgtatttttgaagaaaaaagaaacattatACACTTTTACATATCATCTTGCCTAGTAATCATGCCACATAGCTTATGAACCCTTATGGATATATCCATTATAGATACGTAGTGCTACCGTTTCGGAAGTCAGTGACAATAAGAAAGATCAGTAGGCCAATCGGGGGATAGGTTTCAGGGTTGATGAGCATTATATACTCCACAAATTTTACTAACTACACTCCATTCCTCATAAACCCCAAGTAAAAACATAACATTATCAAGTATACCCTTTTTTCAATATTTCAAAAGAATACAATGTACATCCCTCTTCTTCATCCTTTGCTAGGGTTTCTCTGCTTGCCACATGCATTGAATCAAATCTATGGCTTTGCCTGAAGTCCTCACAAGCGAGTCTACCATCACCACGACTACCAACTCAGATAGAGAACTTAATGCAGATCAACGAACAACGAGGTCGACCATCAAAGATGCTCAAATcaggagagagagaagaaagcagAACAAAAAACTACACACCAACactatcaacaacaacaaccaccGTGGAACAACAAAAGTTTCTTTGTGAAGTGACTGCTCACTCGCCAGAGTTGGGGTGCTTGATTTTTCTCTTACGATAACCACTGATTCAAGCACCCAAGGCTCCGAGCTATCGCGATTGCGTGAATGTCCACCCAACACCAAAACAACCATAGATGGGCGATAGAGATTTTTCTCGTCGAAGGTGATTTGGCAGGTTTCCTTCTGGTAGGTAGATGAAGATGAACTTAGCAGGAGAAGGATGAAGTGTTTGGGGGTTATGTGGTACGGACAATGAGGTGTTTTAAGATTGGACATTTTGATTAGATTTTGGGGCGGACTTAATAAAATATGGGGTGCATGTAACACTCATCTTTAGGGTTGGGTTTGATTGTGACTCTGGTTATTGGGCCAGTATCGGTCCATACATTTTGTTGCTtgctaatttttaatttattttaaaattttgaatttacgaAGACTCCTTCTTGGCTTTATCATTTTTGGACCACGTAGAGTAACCACAATAGATGGTTTTTAATGGTTCATGGATGCCATTTGATGTCTATTTTAATGGGGCATGAGAAAAAAGGGTTGCAATGGTGCAATTGTGTTGTCTCAGTTTTGTGGGAATAACATGGGGAAGGGAACATGagtggcctccatgttgggagATGAGAGGGGCTCCAAGTATTGCCTCAAATTTTGGCTCCAATTATTTCTCAAACTCATGttaaatcactaatttttttttttaaatgacatattagattttaaaggttagaaattagtgtttagagtttggGGTTTATGATTTGTAATTTAAGGTTTAaggtttaatttttaatttttgggtttaaagtttaggatttagggttagtttagaatttattatttctaatttttttcaaaatatactatattatagcattatgaacatcaaaatactcaatcacatattttaatttattatttaacataattctatgtggtatttcaaatttttttttttttttttatgatttaacAAGGTTTTGATGGAAATTGGAACAAAAAATTAGAGCTTCCTCTATCCCCATATTGGCTCCAACACATGGGCCCTATTTATATCAAACTCACAATTACatcaaaaaacaataataaatcacACCTTTATTATGCGAAAAATCAAACCCACAAATTTTGCAttattataataaatatattttattaaccCAAAGACATTATACAAAACACATTTCTTTGGCTCAAACAAATTTACATGGTTGATGTTACTTCCGAAGCTATCTAATTTGTAAGGGAGGGAAAGAAGAGGAGGAACATGACTACTTCACCGGCTCATTCATCAATATCAACGACGGCGGTGGTCGGAGGTGGCAGCACCAGCAATGCCGCGCTCGAAGATTTCCATTTCCCCTCCGATCTCATCTCCATCCAAGATCGCAAAGACGAGGCCCTCCTAGGTCTCTCACCTTCCCATTTCATCATCTTCTGCTTTTTATTAttcgtttcttttctttttttgattttttgatggATATTTGTTTGCTCAGTTGCCGGTCATTACATTTTGTTTATGTTCTCTCTTTTGTATGAATTAAGATATTGATTGTGCACATTTGGCCCCACAACTCTTTAATTTCTGCGGATTTTTTTTCTGAGTTATAGCTATTAACTCATAGAATTCGTCAGTTCTTCATTCCTTGGTTTACACATGGTCTCTGGTTTTGTACTTGGGATTATTGTGTTAGGTTTTGCACCATTAGTGGTGTTGTTCCATTTACTTGTTGCTTGACTGCTTAGTAACTTGAGGTAAAGGGGACTAAGAATAAAGGGAACTATGGTTGGTGCGTTAGAGCAAGCAAACACTTAGTAAAATACACAAGGTAGATATATAGTCTTACACCTTACATTTTGATTCTATAACTATGGTATATTTCCTGGGCTGAGGTGTTATCGTTTTGATTTATTTCCAAATAAACGGAATCCTACTTTTTAAAGGGTCACAATCGTGGGCATGATTCATATTTCTGAATGTTATTTTGATGCTACCTGAAGGACTCTGTACAACTTCAAGAGGcttaattggtttaatttattgGAGACGCAGGGACTACTGTCTTGATAATCATTAAGGCATTGACGATTTGATCGTATGTCCATTTTGCCTTTTCTAATGCATGTTGAGAGAGAAATAGCCAAACCTCCAGAGGCATGTACTTCGTCACGATGAGGTTCACAATCTTAAGACCAATCTATGTTGCTTTGTGAATCCTTTTGTGGTCCTAGCGCAACTTCGCTTCCAGGTTTTTCCgtatatttgtgtctttacATTTTCATTATATGGTACTCATATGTTATACTCTGTATGAATTATGTCAGTGTTTTCTTTGCTGTTGTATTTTTTCCATAATTCTGTTACCACTTGAAGAAAAAACAGAATTATATCCGGAAATCAAATTGAACTTCACATTCTTCTTGAACTTCTAATTGTTTTTTTGGCATTGCAGTTCTTAAATCTGATTTGAGGACTGCACTAAACAGAGAGGTTAAATCTTTGGACAAAGATAACTGGATGTTTGAAGGCCCCCGTTCCCGTATCCATCTTATTTCCAGACCAGGTTAGTCCTTCGACACTTTGAAAAAAACAAGGGTTAGTTCTTAAACATGCCAGTTACCATTTGATTTTGGTAGACTTCTTCTTTTGTCATTGCTGTTGTTGCTTGTGATTGGAACTTGATATAAGCTGAGTTCTTCATCTTTTAGTGCATTTATCAGCAGTTACCTGGTATTCTGAAAATACTGATTCTGCACTATTTCTTTTGTCATGTCAAAACCTTGTTTTAGTTAACCAGATTTGAAAGCTTCTATTACATGGACTGTATGTTCTTGTTTTAATGTTGACACTGGATGTTGGGGAGTATAATTTCTATATGTGGTTTTGGGTAGCATGTTATAACATATTATATATTGTAAATGTCCTTTGAAGCATGTAACTTTATAGTTTACTCATCATGAGGACCAGGGTCATTCAAGCAAACATATGCTTTAAGCCTCACCTTATTTTTTGCACATAGTTTTAAGTCCTTGTTCTAATGTGCATGTAGGGCACATGGTCTAGGACTCTAGGGTAGTAGGAGCTAGTGAAAGGATAAGAGGAAGACCAAAAAGGATATGGATGGAAGTGATGAGAAAGGATATGGGCGCCAGAGGATTAGTGGAGAGTGAAACTCTTGATAGGCACTAATAGCAAAAGAGAAGCCACTATGCTGGCCTATTTCACGGATTCATGCACGCAACCTGAACTGTGTGTGACAAAGGCTTCATTATGATATAAGAGGCATAGATTATTTCTGAATTAATTACTTCTTCTTAAAATTTTTGTATGTGAATATTTGAGAATTACGGGATCCATAATGCGAAGGATATGGTAAATATATCTATGGTAAATATGGGACTTGCTATGAAAAGTGGATATCAATAAGAGGGGGAAGATTAGCATTGTCTCGACAATGTGCTGCCAGTGCCACTGTTTTAAAATTGGTGATGCCATGTGAATAAGCATAAGCTTGCCCTATTCTATGCTAAGCCACTCAAATTTTTTAATTGCTTATTCTTACATAATATATAATGACAAAATGTGACAACATATGTTCTTATGGATTTCTATTCAGGTATTTTTCTCCACAGGAAGATGGAAATGGCCAAGAATCAGAATTCGGCACAACCAAAATGATTGATAATCCTTTGGAGTTTGAACAGGTGCACCTTGCTTCTGTTGACCATTCACAGGTGCTGTTTTTATCATTCATGGATTGGTCTAAATTTTTCCAAACTTATGTTGAGTGGTATATATCATCATGCAGTACTGAAGGTTTCAACCTTATTGCCCCTTAAAATTCCTTTCTATTCTTTAAGTTCAAAGGTATGTTAgtgacaaaagaaaaacaaataagattGAAATGTATCATGTGCTTTTATCCAGTAAATTGGCTGTGCCTCAAGCTTTACAGTTGTTAGatcctctcactctctctctcccctaatGTTATTGTTGATAAACCCCCTCCCACATGTAATTAATTGTACTCACATAAGTTTACCATTTAATATGATGACAGAGATGTGGATtataaatgtaaaaataaaaaattgatgaGAAAGTTATatgttaaaatttttaaatttgcaTCTGGACAACGCTTAAattcgagcaatttcaaatgaacGTATCCTTGAGACTTGTTCTACTATCTCCATTTCAACTTCGAGTCAATAAGATCAAATTAAGTTCAATATAACTGATGACCATGTACTAGAAATTGCTTTAAATTTCCAAGTACTCATCCCCTTCCCTGAACATTTTTATACTGATACCTTCTTGCAATCACCACAAAAGCACATAAATTCAACAAAGTCAGTACGGCCAACAACCAGTAAAAATTGTCCAGCCGACTTGTATTCAAGTCCTTACCAAACCAGCTCTTCCCACTCTTCCCTGTCACATGATCTGCAATTGTTATCAAGAAATTGCTCAGAAAACTCCCAACTCCAATCACACTCAAATAgaaagccaaacccaagcttcTCATTGAATCTGGAACTTGGTCATAAAAGTACTCTTGCAAGCCAACCAGGGTGAACCCATCTGCTACTCCTAATATCATGTATTGTGGAACTAACCAGAACACACTCATCGATAACGATCCTTTTTTGGCTATCACTGCTGGATTCTCCTTCTCTGCAATCCTTACCCTCTCCCTTTCTACCAAGGCCGCAACAGCCATTGATAGTATTGAAAAT
This genomic window from Tripterygium wilfordii isolate XIE 37 chromosome 9, ASM1340144v1, whole genome shotgun sequence contains:
- the LOC120006385 gene encoding protein SAMBA-like; its protein translation is MTTSPAHSSISTTAVVGGGSTSNAALEDFHFPSDLISIQDRKDEALLVLKSDLRTALNREVKSLDKDNWMFEGPRSRIHLISRPGIFLHRKMEMAKNQNSAQPK